In Sciurus carolinensis chromosome 4, mSciCar1.2, whole genome shotgun sequence, the sequence GGTTAGATGGGGACAGCAAATGGGAAATCATTTGAATCTGACCAAGGAGGCCTAGGACCAAGAGGGCTCACTGCTCCACCCCCACTAAGTCACACCTCCCAGTAAACACTGGAAAAAGGACTTGGGGTAGAATGACTGAATATCATAAAAATCTTGGTGAGCTAGAAGGGTCATCCTGTACTACCAATACCTGAATACCTGGATATAAACACTTAGAAATGGGCTCCATGACCATGTACTTTGAACATGTTCCCAGATGATTTGTTAGCACCTTGATTTCGAGAAGCACAAAAGTTAGGGCCTTTGCTGGAAATTGAGCTTAAATCTCAGCTGCCATTGAATTCCAGAACTGGGTGAGATTAGGCTGAGAAGGTGTTTGTACTCTGTCGATGTGGAAAGGTCCTGTGACCCCAGGGCTTTGCAAGATGACATGGGGCAGGAAGCTGCCAATTACCTTCTGACTGGGGTGGTCCCTACTGGTTTCCAGGACGAGGGGGGCCATTaggctgctgttgctgctggcctccttgttggggtggtccctgctggttTCCAGGACGAGAGGGGCCAttaggctgctgctgctgctggcctccttgttggggtggtccctgctggttTCCGGGACGAGAGGGGCCatttggctgctgctgctggcctccttgttggggtggtccctgctggttTCCGGGACGAGAGGGGCCATTaggctgctgttgctgctggcctccttgttggggtggtccctgctggttTCCAGGACGAGAGGGGCCATTaggctgctgttgctgctggcctccttgttggggtggtccctgctggttTCCGGGACGAGAGGGGCCATTTggctgctgctggcctccttgttggggtggtccctgctggttTCCGGGACGAGAGGGGCCATTaggctgctgttgctgctggcctccttgttggggtggtccctgctggttTCCAGGACGAGAGGGGCCATTaggctgctgttgctgctggcctccttgttggggtggtccctgctggttTCCGGGACGAGGGGGGCCATTTggctgctgctggcctccttgttggggtggtccctgctggttTCCAGGGCGAGAGCGACGATGACGCTGATGGGCTTCTTCTTGTGGTGGTCTCTGTTGGTTATCAGGACGAGGAGGGCGAGGaggctgctgctggcctccttgttggggtggtccctgctggtGTCCAGGACGAGGAGGGCGAGGaggctgctgctggcctccttgtGGTGGTCCCTGTTCTGAatcatcatcttcctcttcaCCTTCATTCTCATCTCCACCATCAGCTGGGGGTCTGGGTGGGCGTCCTCCAGGAGGTGGTCTCTGATGGCTTTGTTCAGGGCTCTGGCTTAGGTCCTCAGCCTCTGTGTGGGTACAGCACAAGAGTAGGTGGGATGCATGGTAGAAGAACCTCCTCACTGTGTACCTCTCTGACCTTGGCACACATAGAccctttttttccaaatttatttctcaatagCCGACCTCCCTAGTTTCCTCTCTCTCCACGTGACAACCCCTCTTATCTGAGGAACTAGTCATAATGTTTTGCCTATGAATCCAAGTCAGACACCTCAGCCAGATGTTGAATCAAGCATAGTGGCTCAGCGTCCTAGACCCATGTTGATAAAATGTGACAGTATGTAGAGAAAACAAGGTGTTGGCCCACAGGGAATTCACTCATTACCTGTGGCATGTATTTATCAGCTACCAAGGCTCAGCTAAATGAAGAAACACAGAGAAACTGGCCACAGACACATATTTTACCAAACAGTCATATGATTGGAGAGAGGAATATTGGGGATTAAGAAACCATTGAATGACTCTCATTACCACTGAGGAGTCAGAGTTAGGACATTTGTATTTGTCTATCACCTCTCAGCATTTATCTATCCCTGGGGCTACACGAACTATTCCTGTTGTCATTGAAGCTCAATACGTCATTCCTGTTATATTCCTCAGATTCTCAAGGTTGGGGTAGTTTGTTGATATTAGGGGAAATGACTTTCATCAATCCCTAAAAATAAGAGTGATGGTAATGAGACATTGCAGAAATGAGCATTCCTAAGGAAAAGCAGGAGAAGGTTCACTAAGGATGAACTGTGCCTCACCTGTTGAGACAGAGGAAGGGTCTTCATAGATGACCTCTAGGAAATAAGAACAGGATGAAGTGAAAAGTTAGTCACCAATCTCATGGCTCACATAATCCTACTGGGAAAGGTGACTTCCAAACACATCCTGGACACCCCCCAAGTGAAATCTCAGTCACTCTGTGTGATGCTGATGAAAAAGGAGGAAGATGTAAGAAACTGGCCTGATGGAGGCTGTGGTTAGTCTCTCCCCTTTGGTGAAAATATGAAAACTGTCTTCTCACTAGCATCTCCAAAATCCTATGATTAATACTTGATAAGTATTCTGAGTATTTCAATattacatttgaatattttttaacccTCTTTCTTTTAAAACCCTTTGCTTCTATTCACGAGTTTTTATAAGCATGGAAACCTGCAATGAACATTTGTATCCAATGATATACCTCATGCACACAACTCTTTGAAATACTGAATGCAGGTCAGAGATAAATGATAACTTGAGCCGTCATATCTATCTCCCTCTGTAGAAAGAGAGTCCAATTTAGTCTCTGGATCTCTGTTTCTGATATAGCTGTGATGCGTGggtttctccttcctctgtcctgcATCTACTGTACAACCAGGCAGCCTTCAGCCTGTCTGCGTGAAGTACAATAACGTTTCCACAGCAGGCTTCCCTGTGTCAGTCTCCCACCTTCCTTGAATCTCTGACAACATGGAGAGGTCTTTCCTCAAATGTGAAATTAACCTTCCATGCTTCCGGATGAAAACTTTGGGGGATTTTCTAATTTTACCTGAATTTCTAAAACCCCAACATGAAACAGGGCCATAAGTAGTCTCAACAGTGTTCATAAAATCTCTGCAGTCCTGTCCTTAGatcatttcctccctcccctttacCCTCTGCAGTGAGGAATTCTAAACCACAGGAGTTACTACAATCCCCTTTAGCTTTTACCTTCACATAAGGTCCGAGCTGGGCTCAGAGCCAGCAAGGCCACTGTGAGCAGGACCACCAGCATCTTGTAGGAGGATCTGCAGTTGTGCAGGAGGATCCACGTCTGTGCTGGGAGAAGCCCGGCAGCTCTCTTTATAGGGAGGAGGAGAACAGTGGTGCCTTTGAGCTCCATGCTGGGTGACCTCACACCTGACACATTATGCCTTGCATCCCTGCTTTCTCTTTGGGAACTGAGCCCAAATGAATGGGGTAGACAGGTGGTTGTTAATGTCTCCTTTCTAAAAGGTACAACCTTTACTTAAGTAACAGGTTTGAAGGAATTTTTTGTACATCCAGCACAGATATTAGAGCTGAAGTAACATCATTATCTGAATTTCAATGTTTTATGACACCATGAAtcagttctaaatatttttctgttttttcagggtctttcattcttttcatgtgtgtttatttctttcaacATGGAGAGGTCTTTCCTCAAATGTGAAATTAACCTTCCATGCTTCCGGAAGAAGCATTGCCAAGAATGAATATGATCaatattctgaaatttgtatATCCCCAACTGCATCAAACATGATGGATGTGCATTCAAGTGTatgatattaaaatgaattcttgGTGAATCCAGACCATTCCTGCTAAGTTGTGTAATCCCTTTGGATACCATACATGCCCAAATCATTATAAGCACTAAGTTTCCCTCTTGACCTTCACATTTCCAGAAAGATTGCCCAGACTTCTGACCCTAATCAGGCAGGCTGTGCACTGCAGAAACAGATGGCTAAAGCATTCTCTTCTTAGCAATACCTCTGAGTGTTAGTAAATCACATGTGGCCACAAAATCCCATGGATTTTCATGGCATGCCACATGAATATCCCATTCCTGGATGAACCAAGATGATTTGGGCCTCAGATTTCCCTAGGCAGCTCTCTTTTGCACTGTGTTCTACAACATGCCTTTTCAGCCTCATATCTTCTAAGAAACATTGTTATCACCCCCATTGCAAATTGGGTATAATTTTGCCAGAGGTGGTGGCTCAAACCTGTCAttgcaatttgggaagctgaggtgggcTGATCGTGTTAGTTAGGAGTTCAGAGACACCAAGATAATGGAGGCAGGGTGAAAGAAACACGTGGCTGGAGGATGAGACAAGGGATGAATCATGTCCCTGTGTAAGGTAAGTCCCACTAACATGATCTCTTCTGCCACTGAGGACTACCAAACATGAGAACTCCACCACaggtttgatattttaaaatgaccgAAGTGGGGTGAGGAGTAGGCAGtgttctaattaggttttctaaagtaaccaaggagggaaaattgtaaaatattctaATCAGTTATCAAAAGATAACCCATGGGAGAAATGGAGTAAGGTCTTCAATCAGGTGTGTACAGGGAAGAAAACCCTCCATAGTTCAAGATATAAATCACTAATTTCCAGACATTGGGGCCTCTCTCTCACTTGGCCCACTCCCTTCATCCTAACAGAGTGCTACCTTCACCTTCATTAATTCTGTACTCTCTCTGTTACTTTTGTGTGTCTTGCTCAACTATTTTTCCCGGACAATAACCTGGACTTTGGTTGGACATCTCAAGTGCAGCAATCACAGGCTGgagtcaaccttagcaacttagcaatgaacaaagcaacttagcaaaatactgtctcaaaataataaataaataaataaataaataaataactgggaaTGTACCCAGTGGTAAAGTGGTCCTGGGctcaacctccagtaccaaaaattttaaaataattgggtgcaattttgaatttgaataatACAATATGCTGATCACTTCAACCTCTCAACTGCATTGTATTCATGTTTCTTTTACACTCACATTCTGTGCTGCTTTCTCACACTGATCTTCATAGAgaaatttctctgaaatattcTGATTGGAggtcctctttttctccttctgaaTCTGATAGTCGATACATTGTGATATATGCAGCTATTTGCACTGCATCTTATACCTGGCTTTCTCCCCTGGTATTTTGCCAAAATACTTTTGTATAACATCCAAATCAGCGTCTAGTTTGTCCTGCAAGATAtttgtttcatgttttgtttCCAACTGGAGGCAAGTTATTATGTTCCAGTAGATCTTCTCTGGGAATGGCCTTGCTTACTGTCTATTCAGTTGCTGTTCTCTATGTTCTGTCTAGTACAGGTCAGCTCACCCTTCATGGAAAACCTGCATTGATCAGTATAGCCAGCCATGTCATTGTTTCAAACATTCTGTAGACCATGGGAGATAATCACTTTTGTCTATGGCTAGTGGTAATTAGAGGAGAGTTTGGGTGGAGGTAAGACAGGGAGGGCCATGTGAGTAGAAGCCCTAAAGACAGACCCCCTTGTCCAAGGTGGATGACTGGGTCCTGTGTTTTGCACTAGGGTTTCTGTCTGGTCCCTTCTACAGGAGTGCAGAGAATACTGAGGGAAGGTCTCCTACACATTGAGATTTGCTGTAGATACTTTGACCCTTGCAGGATGAGTAGGTTGATGGTTTCTTCCCTGGCACAGTCATGGATGTATTTTGAAGGggaatgaaaatgaatttgtttattcttctttgttgATTTGAATAATGAAGGGTCCTGAATACTTACAGGCCTACAAGAGGCAGAGAGTGGTTGCTTGTTTCTGGTAGATCCCTCTATGTACTACCAGGAGAGTCTCTCGTTTTTGCAGACACTTCATGAGAAGGAATGCTGAAGAAGAGTGGTGCTCATCAGGGGCTGGTGGCTGAGCTTCAGGTGGGAGAGCAAGGTGAGAAGGAGTAGGGGTGAGTATGGCTGATGTGCTCACTCTGTGTGGGCCTCACCTGACATTGGAATCTTGGTGGCAGTCAACCTTATCCTTTGCCTCGAGGGTCCTGGCACAGGACAGGTGATTTTTCCAAATATCACTCAGCTGGTGCTCTTTTCCTGACCTTCTCTGGTGTCAGCAAACTGTTCATGATATTAGTGTggcatgaaagaaaaataccaccAGTGAACTCACTAGACACAATCAAACAAAGATTGCGGAAGTGCTGACAGGGAAACCTGTCAGAAGAGTGGAGTTGAAGCATGAGCAAGACTGCAGCAGTCAGCTCAGGGACCTTTGAGTGAGTTGGCACCCTCACTCAAGGTTCCTGAATGGATCATGTACCTTACACTTAATATGCCACCAGTAGATTTCTTCATTTCCCCATCCTGATTTCTGTTGTACCTCATATTGTTTGCTCTATCTGCCCAAATGCCCATGGCTCTCCTCTACcaagtccttctgccatgatattgcCTCACATTGAGCCCAGAGTGATAGACTACTGAACCTCTGAACCCATaaactcaaaataaacttttcctcctctaaattgttctcataTTTTGCTCTCAGTGATGAAAATAGACTAACAAAATCAGAATTTTACACTTATAGATAATACAAATGTATATTTCTGTACAGTTCTAATAGTTCAGGGGAATGCATTGGCCATAGTTGgcaaaatgtagaaattttaatttctttgaggcTCCTATTTAAATGGAGTTGGTTGTGTATCTCTAAATTCCTGCTCTTCCACTAATAGTATCATTGCAGAATATACCTCCCTTTCAAAAGGGTATTTATACCCATATTGGTAGTGTTCCCCTTACCCAGTGTTAGGGAATGTTTAAGTTTAGCTATGTCTTCTTTCCCTGATATCCTCTGAGATGTCAGGCAAATTCTCACATTGGATGTTAAGAGCAAGAAACAGACACATGGTCTAGATCCATCAGGAGATTTCTGCTAGTATGGAATACCACCTGTTTCCACATCTGCCTATAATGACATAATCTCTGGCAATTATCAAATACCTAAGAATCTTGGTTTTTTAATAGGAAGAGTAATTTAACTAAGGGTTTTAATTTGTAATAGAAGAACATGACTCTTCTCATCTGGGAGCCATGTTTGTTTAACTGGATCCATTCTTGTGGAGGAGAGGGAACATAGTCCTATCATGTGAGGGTATGTCTACTTCTCAAGATACTTTCAGGAACTTCTGAGTGGCTTTAGACAATGGAgtctaaagcaaaacaaaacaaaacaaaacaaaacaaaacctttcgGAAACCCTTGTCATGGAATGCATTTGTGACTAATCCTTATTGAATCTACATAGACACCATTTCTTTACTTAACTGCACTGTAGACCAGCACCTCCACAGGAATCAAAGTCTCCATCTCAATAATCTTTGTAaatttcttctctcactcctgaCTACTTACTAGAGATTCAATACACTTTTTGATCCTGAGTTAATCCACTTGCAAAAAATTCCAAAAGTATCCCTTTCCTGATGCTGAGATCAACCTTGAAATCTGAAGAGGAATTTATAACAATCCCTTTCTGCCTTAGGTTTTCCTTCTTGTCTGGATGTTTCACCAACCAAATAAACAATTAACAACCAATGATAATCCCTCGGTCTTTCCAATATTACTTCCTTGTTGTCTCTCTGGGACATGGATTCCCGTGTAAGGCTTGCATCTTCCCTTAGGAAGCACTTGAAGTAAGCATTCAGTTTTTCTGTTGCAGGGTAATATGCTTTAGTTATAAAGTCCAAAATGTACAGAGTATGCATCAAGAGAACGATTTTAATAGATCACCTCACTCTTGGATTTTTTGACACCCCTAAAATTGGTGCTTTATTTAGTATTATGGAAACCTGGATAAtgcatcatatatattttatatttatgtgacaAGTTACAAAGGTAATATCTACATCTGGATATTGGAACAAGTCATTCTTTGGAGCCTTGTTAATTCTTGGGAATGAGAACATGGGTATTCTCCTCTAGCTCTGCTAATGACTACAGAATAATCATGTGAAATTCCAGATAGTTCATGTGAGATTAGACTGTTTTAAGCAAGTCCATTTGAAAGTTCTTTTTGGACACTTCAGTATTATTTCAAGAACCATTACAACAATGTTTGGCATCAATAACTTTCAGTTATGTATTACCTCTGTCAGAGACAAATATTGCCGGTTTTCCATGAGTTTTGTACAACATGCAATAAATCTATCATCCTTATAATCAGTTGCCCCAGAGCACATCAGAGTTAACTGTCTCCATCAAGTCACTCCTCAGGGCTTTTcttctaaatagaaaaataatagaaaaataggtTCAATGCCTCACTGATCttaaacaagaacaattttgctTTGGCTGTCACTGTTTTCCcactttgcttcattttctttgcaaTTACAAGTGGATTTTAGCCTATAAGTTTATGATGAACCAGTTAAGATGATTTACAAAATTGAGGCGGGGGAAATGTAAACAGACTCCTAATAGTCATGCATTACTGTCTCCCCAGCATGGAAAAATGATTTGTTTCAAGTTCCAGCTGATCAAGATCAATGAGGCAAATGCTAAAGCAAGGCAGCTGTggcacatgtgccaggcaaacaGCTGGTCTAGGTCTAAGTGGAGCTGAAGCCATGGGCATGTCTGGGGCCCCTTCTGAGCAGCGTAGGTATTAAGAGGAATCATGTCCTGAGAGCCATGTGTCACATGGAGAAAAACACAATGAGGAGGCCCACACAGCCGCAAAACTAATTGTTCCAAATACCTTGATTTACACCTAAAATCAATTGTCTAAAATAGcaattaaatacttttaaatataaatgcgTATGAgttatgtacaaatatttttaaatttatttttattgtaaacaaatgggatacatcttgtttctctgtttgtacatgaagtagaggcacaccatttgtgtaatcacacatttacataggataattgtgtttgatacattctgttacttgtttccttcctcctcacccttcccaccactcttttcctctatatagtccctccttcctacattcttgccccgTCTCAACCTCCATTGTGtgttgtcatccacttatcagcgagatcatttgttctttgttttttttcagattcgtttatctcacttagcatgatattctctaatttcatccatttgcctgcaaatgccataattttattattttttatggctaagtaatattctgttgtgcaTATATATAGTTATAAAGTCCAAAATGTACAGAGTATGCATCAAGAGAACGATTTTAATAGTTCACCTCACTCTTGGATTTTTTGACACCCCTAAAATTGGTGCTTTATTATGGAAACCTGGATAAtgcatcatatatattttatatttatgtgacaAGTTATAAAGGTAATATCTACATCTGTAAATTGGAACAATTCATTCTTTGGAGCCTTGTTAATTCTTGGGAATGAGAACATGTGTATTCTCCTTTAGCTCTGCTAATGACTACAGAATAATAATGTGAAATTCCAgatagtatatgtatatatccagatagtatatttatatatatatataaatatatatatatatccacgtttatatatatatatatatatatatatatatatatatatatatatatatatctccacattttctttatccattcatcaatagaagggcatctaggttggttccacaatctggctattgtgaattgagtagctatggacattgatgtggctgcatctctgtagtatgctgattttaagtcctttgggtataggccaaggagtgggatagctgggtcaaatggtggttccattccaagttttctgaggaatctccatactgctttccagagtggttgcactaatttgcaaccccaccagcaatgtatgagtgtacctttttccccacatcctctccaacacctactgttgcttgcattcttgataattgccattctaattggggtgagatggaatcttagggtagttttgatttgcatttctcttattactagagatgttgaacattttttcatatatctgttgattgcttgtagatcttcttcaatgaagtgtctgttcatttccttggcccatttgttgattggattatttgtactcttgatgtaaagtttgttgagttctttatagattctggagattagtgctctatctgaaatatgggtggcaaagattttctcccactctgtaggctctctcttcacattgctgatagttccctttactgagaaaaagctttttagtttgaatgtatcccaattattgattcctgcttcgatttcttatgctttgggagttaTGTTAAGGAGGTCCTGTCCTAAGtgaacatgatgaagatttggacctactttttcttctataaggtgcagggtctctggtctgattccagggtccttgatccattttgagttgagttttgtgcaggatgagagataggagtttagtttcattttgctgcgtatgaatttccagttttcccagcaccattttttgaagagactatcttttctccattgcatatttttggcacatttgtctagtatgagaaaattgtatttatttgggatcgtgtctgtgtcctctattctgtaccattgatctacctgtctattttggtgccaataccataccgtttttgttactattgctttgtagtatagttaacattctggtattgtgataccccctgtttcattcctcctgctaaggattgctttagctattctgggtttcttattcttccagaagaatttcatgattccttgctctatttctgtaaggtacatcattgggattttaaattgaattgcattgaatctgtatagcccttttggtagtatggccattgtgacaatattaattctgtctatccaagaacatggaagatcttt encodes:
- the LOC124982791 gene encoding basic salivary proline-rich protein 1-like, translating into MELKGTTVLLLPIKRAAGLLPAQTWILLHNCRSSYKMLVVLLTVALLALSPARTLCEEVIYEDPSSVSTEAEDLSQSPEQSHQRPPPGGRPPRPPADGGDENEGEEEDDDSEQGPPQGGQQQPPRPPRPGHQQGPPQQGGQQQPPRPPRPDNQQRPPQEEAHQRHRRSRPGNQQGPPQQGGQQQPNGPPRPGNQQGPPQQGGQQQQQPNGPSRPGNQQGPPQQGGQQQQQPNGPSRPGNQQGPPQQGGQQQPNGPSRPGNQQGPPQQGGQQQQQPNGPSRPGNQQGPPQQGGQQQQQPNGPSRPGNQQGPPQQGGQQQQPNGPSRPGNQQGPPQQGGQQQQQPNGPSRPGNQQGPPQQGGQQQQQPNGPPRPGNQ